A genomic window from Centroberyx gerrardi isolate f3 chromosome 14, fCenGer3.hap1.cur.20231027, whole genome shotgun sequence includes:
- the kdm5bb gene encoding lysine-specific demethylase 5B-B isoform X4, which yields MTQPRPDEFKPPPECPVFEPSWEEFGDPFAFINKIRPIAEKTGICKVRPPPGWQPPFACDVDRLHFVPRIQRLNELEAQTRVKLNFLDQIAKFWDLQGCALKIPHVERKILDLYKLNKLVADEGGFDLVCRDRRWTKIALQMGFAPGKAVGSHLRGHYEKILYPYNLFQNGTNLLYVQKPILPVDSMDTKEYKPHDLVQRQFAQPSETCPNARRAKRMKCNSVCVKMEPGEPCDNRPNLRRRMGSFVAKPEPEKEIPIPVKQEPVEIKEPVIEVDKNKSRYKKYMPPVPPSPVDLVVCLVCGSGAEEDRLLLCDGCDDSYHTFCLIPPLHDVPKGDWRCPKCLAQECSKPQEAFGFEQAYRDYSLRAFGQMADAFKSDYFNMPVHMVPTELVEKEFWRLVGAIEEDVTVEYGADIASKEFGSGFPIRNGKFKISPADEKYLKCGWNLNNMAMMDPSVLTHVTADICGMTLPWLYVGMCFSSFCWHIEDHWSYSINYLHWGEPKTWYGAPGFAAEQLEAVMKKLAPELFESQPDLLHQLVTIMNPNTLMSYGVPIYRTNQCAGEFVVTFPRAYHSGFNQGFNFAEAVNFCTVDWMPLGRQCVDHYRLLHRYNVFSHDEMVCNMASKAETLDVVLASAVHKDMAIMIREEQGLREKIKKMGVLHCKEAKYDHLQDDERQCAKCRTTCYLSAVTCPCSPGVLVCLHHINDLCSCPVANYTLNFRFTLDDLFPMMNAVRQRAELYDGWASRVVQTLEAKLEKKKGLAVFRSLLAESETNTFPENDLLRRLRLVTQDAEKCSSVAQQLLNGKRQTRYRCGGGKSQSQLSVEELSSFVRQLYNLPCSLTQAPLLKELLNRIEDFQQHSEKVLADEVPGVAEIQSLLDVSFDFDVELPELPRLRVRLEQARWLEGVQQAGTQPATLTLETMRRLIDQGVGLAPHPSVEKAMARLQELLTVSEHWEDKASSLLKARPPHSIETLSAAAEKASGIPAYLPNCLLLKDTIRKAREWLQETEELQAGGHVPMVDNVSDMVLRGQAIQVHLEPLERLETLVGEVQEWKESAATTFLLKTSPFTLLEVLCPRCEVGNLGSPKRKSKKVKELPQSNKKKTARLNTLSDVEKALSETKDSTSAMATLEELRVREMEDLSILRAANESKLLPTADCMDLKVCVCQKAPMGAMLQCELCRDAFHSVCVRDPSDTCAAQPWLCPQCRRSEKPPLNKVLSLLASLQRIRVRLPEGEALHYVVERTADWQHRAQQVSQSFNLPELEERPGTPPTLTRWASGSHNADNNAQAPCLTPEWNRTSHAQTVFYTEQRCIPLQGLSRDLEELMVEGLLLQVSLPEIQNLYHVLLDRVPTHHTNGCMSPPQDDSTDCDKHTQYNSQGKNLPQKEDGVAGVKEVMNGSEKKAKRHLERESLAAERRGKDKKHYHKRQKMNKEKNLERRAASTSSSPRSDFSQSDDSDEEMAMCPAERCQLPEGDEVDWVQCDGSCNQWFHQVCVGVTAELAEKEDYICVGCTINDGHMRK from the exons ATGACCCAGCCTCGGCCGGACGAGTTCAAGCCGCCTCCGGAGTGCCCAGTCTTCGAGCCCAGCTGGGAAGAATTTGGAGATCCCTTTGCTTTTATCAACAAGATCCGTCCAATCGCCGAAAAAACTGGCATTTGCAAAGTCCGCCCGCCTCCG GGTTGGCAGCCTCCATTTGCTTGCGATGTTGACAGACTTCACTTTGTTCCTCGGATCCAGAGGCTCAATGAACTGGAG GCACAGACCAGAGTCAAGCTTAACTTCTTGGACCAGATTGCAAAATTTTGGGACTTGCAGGGGTGTGCCCTGAAGATTCCTCATGTGGAGAGGAAGATTTTGGATTTATATAAGCTAAACAAG CTGGTAGCAGATGAGGGTGGATTTGATCTTGTCTGTCGGGACAGGCGATGGACCAAGATTGCACTACAAATGGGCTTTGCCCCTGGCAAGGCTGTAGGCTCACACCTGCGAGGGCATTACGAGAAAATCCTCTATCCCTACAATCTCTTTCAGAATGGAACAAACCTCCTG TATGTTCAGAAACCGATCCTGCCAGTGGACAGCATGGACACCAAGGAGTACAAGCCCCACGACCTGGTTCAGAGACAGTTTGCCCAGCCGTCCGAGACTTGCCCCAATGCCCGCCGAGCCAAGCGCATGAAGTGCAAT tctgtctgtgtgaagaTGGAACCAGGCGAGCCTTGTGACAACAGGCCTaacctgaggaggaggatgggttCTTTTGTTGCCAAGCCAGAACCAG AAAAAGAGATTCCAATTCCAGTGAAACAGGAACCAGTGGAGATTAAGGAACCAGTGATTGAAGTTGACAAAAACAAGTCACGATACAAGAAATACATGCCTCCAGTCCCTCCGAGCCCA GTGGACCTGGTTGTGTGTCTGGTGTGCGGCAGCGGGGCTGAGGAGGACCGTCTGTTGCTGTGTGACGGCTGTGACGACAGCTACCACACCTTCTGCCTGATCCCCCCTCTCCACGATGTCCCTAAAGGAGACTGGAGGTGCCCCAAGTGTCTGGCTCAG GAATGCAGCAAACCTCAAGAGGCATTTGGCTTCGAGCAGGCCTACAGAGACTATTCCCTGCGTGCATTTGGGCAAATGGCTGATGCATTCAAGTCTGATTACTTCAACATGCCAGTTCAT ATGGTACCAACAGAGCTGGTGGAGAAAGAGTTCTGGCGCTTGGTGGGAGCCATCGAGGAGGATGTTACTGTGGAATACGGAGCAGATATTGCCTCGAAGGAGTTTGGGAGTGGATTCCCCATTCGGAATGGAAAATTTAAGATTTCCCCAGCGGATGAG AAGTACCTCAAGTGTGGCTGGAACCTCAACAACATGGCGATGATGGACCCGTCCGTACTGACTCATGTCACAGCCGACATCTGTGGAATGACTCTGCCATGGCTCTATGTTGGCATGtgcttctcctccttctgctgGCACATCGAGGACCACTGGAGCTACTCCATCAACTACCTGCACTG GGGGGAACCGAAAACGTGGTACGGAGCTCCTGGTTTTGCTGCAGAACAGCTGGAGGCGGTGATGAAGAAACTGGCTCCAGAGCTGTTTGAGTCCCAGCCTGACCTTCTCCACCAGCTGGTCACCATCATGAACCCCAACACCCTGATGTCCTACGGAGTCCCA ATTTACAGAACAAACCAGTGTGCCGGTGAGTTCGTTGTTACCTTTCCCAGAGCCTACCACAGTGGCTTCAATCAGGGCTTCAACTTTGCTGAGGCAGTCAACTTCTGCACTGTGGATTGG ATGCCCCTCGGCAGGCAGTGTGTTGACCACTACCGTCTGCTGCACCGGTACAACGTCTTCTCCCATGACGAGATGGTTTGCAACATGGCCTCTAAAGCAGAGACGCTCGATGTGGTCCTGGCATCAGCTGTCCACAAGGACATGGCCATCATGATCCGTGAAGAGCAGGgactgagagagaaaatcaaGAAAATG GGGGTGTTGCATTGCAAGGAGGCAAAATACGATCACCTCCAGGATGACGAGCGGCAGTGTGCCAAGTGCAGGACCACCTGCTACCTGTCTGCCGTGACTTGTCCCTGCAGCCCAGGAGTGCTGGTCTGTCTGCACCACATCAACGACCTCTGCTCCTGCCCTGTCGCCAACTACACACTGAA TTTCAGATTTACACTGGACGACCTCTTCCCCATGATGAACGCTGTGAGACAGCGAGCTGAATTGTATGATGGATGGGCTTCCCGTGTGGTGCAGACACTCGAGGCTAAACTGGAAAAGAAGAAAG GCCTGGCAGTCTTTCGCTCCCTTCTTGCTGAATCAGAAACCAACACGTTCCCTGAGAACGACCTCCTGCGTCGGCTGCGTCTAGTCACACAGGATGCAGAGAAGTGCTCCTCGGTGGCACAGCAGCTATTGAATGGCAAAAGGCAGACCAG GTATCGGTGTGGTGGTGGGAAATCACAGAGCCAGCTGAGTGTGGAGGAGCTGAGTTCATTTGTGAGGCAGCTTTATAACCTTCCCTGCAGTCTCACTCAAGCCCCCTTGTTAAAG GAACTCTTGAATCGCATCGAAGACTTCCAGCAGCACAGTGAGAAGGTCCTGGCGGATGAAGTCCCCGGCGTTGCTGAGATCCAGAGCCTGTTGGATGTCAGCTTTGACTTTGACGTGGAGCTGCCTGAGCTGCCTCGCCTGAGAGTGAGGCTGGAACAGGCACGCTGGCTGGAGGGCGTGCAGCAGGCCGGCACCCAGCCTGCCACCCTGACGCTGGAGACCATGAGGAGGCTCATCGACCAGGGAGTCGGCCTGGCCCCGCATCCATCCGTGGAGAAAGCCATGGCTCGCCTTCAGGAGCTGCTCACTGTGTCAGAGCACTGGGAGGACAAGGCGAGCAGCCTCCTCAAAGCCAG ACCACCACACTCCATAGAGACTCTGAGTGCTGCTGCTGAGAAGGCGTCTGGCATCCCTGCTTACCTCCCTAACTGTCTGCTTCTGAAGGACACCATCAGAAAAGCCAGAGAGTGGCTTCAGGAAACCGAGGAGCTTCAG GCTGGTGGTCACGTACCTATGGTGGACAACGTGTCTGATATGGTGCTGCGAGGACAAGCCATTCAAGTACATCTGGAGCCTTTGGAGAGGCTTGAGACTTTGGTGGGAGAAGTGCAGGAATGGAAAGAATCTGCAGCTACAACTTTCCTGCTGAAAACCTCTCCCTTTACTTTACTGGAG GTCCTGTGTCCAAGATGTGAGGTTGGAAATTTAGGTTCTCCAAAGAGAAAGTCCAAGAAAGTGAAAGAATTACCTCAGagtaacaaaaagaaaacagccaGGCTAAACACTCTCTCTGATGTGGAGAAGGCGCTCTCAGAGACCAAGGACTCTACCTCGGCT ATGGCAACTCTGGAGGAGCTGCGggtgagggagatggaggatcTCTCCATTCTCAGGGCAGCTAATGAGTCGAAGCTCCTTCCCACGGCAGACTGCATGGACCTGAAGGTGTGCGTCTGTCAGAAGGCCCCCATGGGAGCAATGCTGCAGTGCGAGCTCTGCAGGGACGCGTTCCACAGCGTGTGCGTCAGGGACCCGTCGGACACCTGCGCGGCCCAGCCGTGGCTCTGTCCGCAGTGCCGGCGATCTGAAAAGCCCCCCCTGAACAAGGTCCTCTCCCTGCTGGCGTCCCTGCAGCGCATACGGGTGCGCCTGCCGGAGGGCGAGGCACTGCACTATGTGGTCGAGAGGACGGCCGACTGGCAGCACCGGGCACAGCAGGTTTCGCAGTCCTTTAACCTACCAGAGCTGGAAGAGAGACCTGGAACTCCGCCCACTCTGACCCGCTGGGCGTCAGGCAGCCACAATGCTGACAACAACGCCCAG GCTCCTTGTTTGACTCCAGAGTGGAATAGGACAAGCCATGCTCAGACTGTCTTTTACACAGAGCAGAGATGCATACCTCTACAGG GTTTGAGTAGGGATCTTGAGGAGCTGATGGTGGAGGGACTCCTGCTGCAGGTGTCTCTGCCAGAGATCCAGAACCTCTACCACGTTTTACTGGACAGGGTCCCAACCCACCACACCAATGGATGCATGTCGCCACCACAAGACGACTCCACAGACTGTGACAAACACACGCAGTACAACTCTCagggaaaaaatctgccacAGAAAGAG GATGGGGTCGCCGGCGTGAAGGAGGTTATGAATGGCTCAGAAAAGAAAGCCAAGCGGCATTTGGAGAGGGAGAGTCTAGCGGCGGAGCGCAGGGGAAAGGACAAAAAGCACTATCACAAGAGACAGAAGATGAATAAAGAGAAGAACCTGGAGCGCAGGGCGGCCTCGACCTCTTCCTCCCCCCGCTCCGATTTCTCCCAGTCAGATGACTCTGATGAGGAAATGGCCATGTGTCCGGCAGAGAGGTGTCAGCTGCCAGAGGGAGATGAG GTGGATTGGGTCCAGTGCGACGGCAGCTGTAACCAGTGGTTCCACCAAGTCTGCGTGGGCGTCACAGCTGAGCTGGCAGAGAAGGAGGACTACATTTGCGTCGGCTGTACAATAAACGATGGACACATGAGAAAGTGA
- the kdm5bb gene encoding lysine-specific demethylase 5B-B isoform X3, giving the protein MTQPRPDEFKPPPECPVFEPSWEEFGDPFAFINKIRPIAEKTGICKVRPPPGWQPPFACDVDRLHFVPRIQRLNELEAQTRVKLNFLDQIAKFWDLQGCALKIPHVERKILDLYKLNKLVADEGGFDLVCRDRRWTKIALQMGFAPGKAVGSHLRGHYEKILYPYNLFQNGTNLLYVQKPILPVDSMDTKEYKPHDLVQRQFAQPSETCPNARRAKRMKCNSVCVKMEPGEPCDNRPNLRRRMGSFVAKPEPAEKEIPIPVKQEPVEIKEPVIEVDKNKSRYKKYMPPVPPSPVDLVVCLVCGSGAEEDRLLLCDGCDDSYHTFCLIPPLHDVPKGDWRCPKCLAQECSKPQEAFGFEQAYRDYSLRAFGQMADAFKSDYFNMPVHMVPTELVEKEFWRLVGAIEEDVTVEYGADIASKEFGSGFPIRNGKFKISPADEKYLKCGWNLNNMAMMDPSVLTHVTADICGMTLPWLYVGMCFSSFCWHIEDHWSYSINYLHWGEPKTWYGAPGFAAEQLEAVMKKLAPELFESQPDLLHQLVTIMNPNTLMSYGVPIYRTNQCAGEFVVTFPRAYHSGFNQGFNFAEAVNFCTVDWMPLGRQCVDHYRLLHRYNVFSHDEMVCNMASKAETLDVVLASAVHKDMAIMIREEQGLREKIKKMGVLHCKEAKYDHLQDDERQCAKCRTTCYLSAVTCPCSPGVLVCLHHINDLCSCPVANYTLNFRFTLDDLFPMMNAVRQRAELYDGWASRVVQTLEAKLEKKKGLAVFRSLLAESETNTFPENDLLRRLRLVTQDAEKCSSVAQQLLNGKRQTRYRCGGGKSQSQLSVEELSSFVRQLYNLPCSLTQAPLLKELLNRIEDFQQHSEKVLADEVPGVAEIQSLLDVSFDFDVELPELPRLRVRLEQARWLEGVQQAGTQPATLTLETMRRLIDQGVGLAPHPSVEKAMARLQELLTVSEHWEDKASSLLKARPPHSIETLSAAAEKASGIPAYLPNCLLLKDTIRKAREWLQETEELQAGGHVPMVDNVSDMVLRGQAIQVHLEPLERLETLVGEVQEWKESAATTFLLKTSPFTLLEVLCPRCEVGNLGSPKRKSKKVKELPQSNKKKTARLNTLSDVEKALSETKDSTSAMATLEELRVREMEDLSILRAANESKLLPTADCMDLKVCVCQKAPMGAMLQCELCRDAFHSVCVRDPSDTCAAQPWLCPQCRRSEKPPLNKVLSLLASLQRIRVRLPEGEALHYVVERTADWQHRAQQVSQSFNLPELEERPGTPPTLTRWASGSHNADNNAQAPCLTPEWNRTSHAQTVFYTEQRCIPLQGLSRDLEELMVEGLLLQVSLPEIQNLYHVLLDRVPTHHTNGCMSPPQDDSTDCDKHTQYNSQGKNLPQKEDGVAGVKEVMNGSEKKAKRHLERESLAAERRGKDKKHYHKRQKMNKEKNLERRAASTSSSPRSDFSQSDDSDEEMAMCPAERCQLPEGDEVDWVQCDGSCNQWFHQVCVGVTAELAEKEDYICVGCTINDGHMRK; this is encoded by the exons ATGACCCAGCCTCGGCCGGACGAGTTCAAGCCGCCTCCGGAGTGCCCAGTCTTCGAGCCCAGCTGGGAAGAATTTGGAGATCCCTTTGCTTTTATCAACAAGATCCGTCCAATCGCCGAAAAAACTGGCATTTGCAAAGTCCGCCCGCCTCCG GGTTGGCAGCCTCCATTTGCTTGCGATGTTGACAGACTTCACTTTGTTCCTCGGATCCAGAGGCTCAATGAACTGGAG GCACAGACCAGAGTCAAGCTTAACTTCTTGGACCAGATTGCAAAATTTTGGGACTTGCAGGGGTGTGCCCTGAAGATTCCTCATGTGGAGAGGAAGATTTTGGATTTATATAAGCTAAACAAG CTGGTAGCAGATGAGGGTGGATTTGATCTTGTCTGTCGGGACAGGCGATGGACCAAGATTGCACTACAAATGGGCTTTGCCCCTGGCAAGGCTGTAGGCTCACACCTGCGAGGGCATTACGAGAAAATCCTCTATCCCTACAATCTCTTTCAGAATGGAACAAACCTCCTG TATGTTCAGAAACCGATCCTGCCAGTGGACAGCATGGACACCAAGGAGTACAAGCCCCACGACCTGGTTCAGAGACAGTTTGCCCAGCCGTCCGAGACTTGCCCCAATGCCCGCCGAGCCAAGCGCATGAAGTGCAAT tctgtctgtgtgaagaTGGAACCAGGCGAGCCTTGTGACAACAGGCCTaacctgaggaggaggatgggttCTTTTGTTGCCAAGCCAGAACCAG CAGAAAAAGAGATTCCAATTCCAGTGAAACAGGAACCAGTGGAGATTAAGGAACCAGTGATTGAAGTTGACAAAAACAAGTCACGATACAAGAAATACATGCCTCCAGTCCCTCCGAGCCCA GTGGACCTGGTTGTGTGTCTGGTGTGCGGCAGCGGGGCTGAGGAGGACCGTCTGTTGCTGTGTGACGGCTGTGACGACAGCTACCACACCTTCTGCCTGATCCCCCCTCTCCACGATGTCCCTAAAGGAGACTGGAGGTGCCCCAAGTGTCTGGCTCAG GAATGCAGCAAACCTCAAGAGGCATTTGGCTTCGAGCAGGCCTACAGAGACTATTCCCTGCGTGCATTTGGGCAAATGGCTGATGCATTCAAGTCTGATTACTTCAACATGCCAGTTCAT ATGGTACCAACAGAGCTGGTGGAGAAAGAGTTCTGGCGCTTGGTGGGAGCCATCGAGGAGGATGTTACTGTGGAATACGGAGCAGATATTGCCTCGAAGGAGTTTGGGAGTGGATTCCCCATTCGGAATGGAAAATTTAAGATTTCCCCAGCGGATGAG AAGTACCTCAAGTGTGGCTGGAACCTCAACAACATGGCGATGATGGACCCGTCCGTACTGACTCATGTCACAGCCGACATCTGTGGAATGACTCTGCCATGGCTCTATGTTGGCATGtgcttctcctccttctgctgGCACATCGAGGACCACTGGAGCTACTCCATCAACTACCTGCACTG GGGGGAACCGAAAACGTGGTACGGAGCTCCTGGTTTTGCTGCAGAACAGCTGGAGGCGGTGATGAAGAAACTGGCTCCAGAGCTGTTTGAGTCCCAGCCTGACCTTCTCCACCAGCTGGTCACCATCATGAACCCCAACACCCTGATGTCCTACGGAGTCCCA ATTTACAGAACAAACCAGTGTGCCGGTGAGTTCGTTGTTACCTTTCCCAGAGCCTACCACAGTGGCTTCAATCAGGGCTTCAACTTTGCTGAGGCAGTCAACTTCTGCACTGTGGATTGG ATGCCCCTCGGCAGGCAGTGTGTTGACCACTACCGTCTGCTGCACCGGTACAACGTCTTCTCCCATGACGAGATGGTTTGCAACATGGCCTCTAAAGCAGAGACGCTCGATGTGGTCCTGGCATCAGCTGTCCACAAGGACATGGCCATCATGATCCGTGAAGAGCAGGgactgagagagaaaatcaaGAAAATG GGGGTGTTGCATTGCAAGGAGGCAAAATACGATCACCTCCAGGATGACGAGCGGCAGTGTGCCAAGTGCAGGACCACCTGCTACCTGTCTGCCGTGACTTGTCCCTGCAGCCCAGGAGTGCTGGTCTGTCTGCACCACATCAACGACCTCTGCTCCTGCCCTGTCGCCAACTACACACTGAA TTTCAGATTTACACTGGACGACCTCTTCCCCATGATGAACGCTGTGAGACAGCGAGCTGAATTGTATGATGGATGGGCTTCCCGTGTGGTGCAGACACTCGAGGCTAAACTGGAAAAGAAGAAAG GCCTGGCAGTCTTTCGCTCCCTTCTTGCTGAATCAGAAACCAACACGTTCCCTGAGAACGACCTCCTGCGTCGGCTGCGTCTAGTCACACAGGATGCAGAGAAGTGCTCCTCGGTGGCACAGCAGCTATTGAATGGCAAAAGGCAGACCAG GTATCGGTGTGGTGGTGGGAAATCACAGAGCCAGCTGAGTGTGGAGGAGCTGAGTTCATTTGTGAGGCAGCTTTATAACCTTCCCTGCAGTCTCACTCAAGCCCCCTTGTTAAAG GAACTCTTGAATCGCATCGAAGACTTCCAGCAGCACAGTGAGAAGGTCCTGGCGGATGAAGTCCCCGGCGTTGCTGAGATCCAGAGCCTGTTGGATGTCAGCTTTGACTTTGACGTGGAGCTGCCTGAGCTGCCTCGCCTGAGAGTGAGGCTGGAACAGGCACGCTGGCTGGAGGGCGTGCAGCAGGCCGGCACCCAGCCTGCCACCCTGACGCTGGAGACCATGAGGAGGCTCATCGACCAGGGAGTCGGCCTGGCCCCGCATCCATCCGTGGAGAAAGCCATGGCTCGCCTTCAGGAGCTGCTCACTGTGTCAGAGCACTGGGAGGACAAGGCGAGCAGCCTCCTCAAAGCCAG ACCACCACACTCCATAGAGACTCTGAGTGCTGCTGCTGAGAAGGCGTCTGGCATCCCTGCTTACCTCCCTAACTGTCTGCTTCTGAAGGACACCATCAGAAAAGCCAGAGAGTGGCTTCAGGAAACCGAGGAGCTTCAG GCTGGTGGTCACGTACCTATGGTGGACAACGTGTCTGATATGGTGCTGCGAGGACAAGCCATTCAAGTACATCTGGAGCCTTTGGAGAGGCTTGAGACTTTGGTGGGAGAAGTGCAGGAATGGAAAGAATCTGCAGCTACAACTTTCCTGCTGAAAACCTCTCCCTTTACTTTACTGGAG GTCCTGTGTCCAAGATGTGAGGTTGGAAATTTAGGTTCTCCAAAGAGAAAGTCCAAGAAAGTGAAAGAATTACCTCAGagtaacaaaaagaaaacagccaGGCTAAACACTCTCTCTGATGTGGAGAAGGCGCTCTCAGAGACCAAGGACTCTACCTCGGCT ATGGCAACTCTGGAGGAGCTGCGggtgagggagatggaggatcTCTCCATTCTCAGGGCAGCTAATGAGTCGAAGCTCCTTCCCACGGCAGACTGCATGGACCTGAAGGTGTGCGTCTGTCAGAAGGCCCCCATGGGAGCAATGCTGCAGTGCGAGCTCTGCAGGGACGCGTTCCACAGCGTGTGCGTCAGGGACCCGTCGGACACCTGCGCGGCCCAGCCGTGGCTCTGTCCGCAGTGCCGGCGATCTGAAAAGCCCCCCCTGAACAAGGTCCTCTCCCTGCTGGCGTCCCTGCAGCGCATACGGGTGCGCCTGCCGGAGGGCGAGGCACTGCACTATGTGGTCGAGAGGACGGCCGACTGGCAGCACCGGGCACAGCAGGTTTCGCAGTCCTTTAACCTACCAGAGCTGGAAGAGAGACCTGGAACTCCGCCCACTCTGACCCGCTGGGCGTCAGGCAGCCACAATGCTGACAACAACGCCCAG GCTCCTTGTTTGACTCCAGAGTGGAATAGGACAAGCCATGCTCAGACTGTCTTTTACACAGAGCAGAGATGCATACCTCTACAGG GTTTGAGTAGGGATCTTGAGGAGCTGATGGTGGAGGGACTCCTGCTGCAGGTGTCTCTGCCAGAGATCCAGAACCTCTACCACGTTTTACTGGACAGGGTCCCAACCCACCACACCAATGGATGCATGTCGCCACCACAAGACGACTCCACAGACTGTGACAAACACACGCAGTACAACTCTCagggaaaaaatctgccacAGAAAGAG GATGGGGTCGCCGGCGTGAAGGAGGTTATGAATGGCTCAGAAAAGAAAGCCAAGCGGCATTTGGAGAGGGAGAGTCTAGCGGCGGAGCGCAGGGGAAAGGACAAAAAGCACTATCACAAGAGACAGAAGATGAATAAAGAGAAGAACCTGGAGCGCAGGGCGGCCTCGACCTCTTCCTCCCCCCGCTCCGATTTCTCCCAGTCAGATGACTCTGATGAGGAAATGGCCATGTGTCCGGCAGAGAGGTGTCAGCTGCCAGAGGGAGATGAG GTGGATTGGGTCCAGTGCGACGGCAGCTGTAACCAGTGGTTCCACCAAGTCTGCGTGGGCGTCACAGCTGAGCTGGCAGAGAAGGAGGACTACATTTGCGTCGGCTGTACAATAAACGATGGACACATGAGAAAGTGA